A stretch of the Mycolicibacterium celeriflavum genome encodes the following:
- a CDS encoding magnesium transporter MgtE N-terminal domain-containing protein produces MAAVNRVYAARLAGMVVLGPDGESIGRVRDVVISISLVRQQPRVLGLVVEMLTRRRIFVPILRVTSIEPGAVTLATGSVSLRRFAQRPGEVLVLGQVIETRVRVDDPDLPQLANLDVIVVDLGIEQTRTRDWMVTKVAVRPHRRLGRRSNVHVVDWQHVHGLTPSGLAMPGQGVAQLLEQFEGQRAVEVAEAIRELPNKRRYEVVNALDDERLADVLQELPEDDQTDVLKRLPADRAADVLEAMDPDDAADLLGSMTPVDAEQFLRRMDPEDSEDVRRLLSHSPDTAGGLMTSEPVVLAPDTTVAEALARVRDPDLTPALASLVFVSRPPTATPTGHYLGCVHLQRLLREPPADLVSGIIDTDLPNLGPEDSLAAVTRYFAAYNLVCGAVVDEQNHLLGAVSVDDVLDHLLPHDWRDTEEPELTGAEGGT; encoded by the coding sequence ATGGCGGCGGTGAACAGGGTCTATGCGGCCCGACTCGCGGGAATGGTGGTGTTGGGCCCCGACGGGGAGTCCATCGGCCGGGTCCGCGATGTCGTGATCAGCATCAGTCTCGTGCGCCAGCAGCCCCGCGTGCTCGGCTTGGTCGTCGAAATGCTCACGCGGCGAAGGATTTTCGTACCGATTCTGCGGGTGACGTCGATCGAGCCCGGCGCCGTGACGCTTGCCACCGGCAGTGTGTCGCTGCGCCGGTTCGCGCAGCGCCCGGGTGAGGTGCTGGTGCTGGGGCAGGTCATCGAAACACGCGTGCGCGTCGACGATCCCGACCTGCCGCAGCTGGCGAACCTCGACGTGATCGTCGTGGACCTCGGCATCGAGCAGACGCGCACCCGCGACTGGATGGTCACCAAGGTGGCGGTTCGCCCGCATCGACGGCTCGGCCGGCGCAGCAACGTACACGTCGTCGACTGGCAGCATGTGCATGGCCTGACGCCGTCCGGTCTGGCGATGCCCGGTCAGGGTGTGGCGCAACTGCTCGAGCAGTTCGAGGGCCAGCGGGCGGTCGAGGTCGCCGAGGCCATCCGGGAACTGCCGAACAAGCGGCGCTACGAGGTGGTCAACGCCCTGGACGACGAACGGCTGGCCGACGTGCTCCAGGAGTTGCCCGAAGACGATCAGACCGACGTACTCAAGCGGCTGCCCGCCGACCGGGCCGCCGACGTGCTCGAGGCGATGGATCCCGACGACGCCGCCGACCTGCTGGGGTCGATGACGCCGGTGGATGCCGAGCAGTTTCTGCGGCGGATGGATCCCGAGGACTCCGAGGACGTGCGACGGCTGCTGTCGCACTCCCCCGACACCGCCGGCGGGCTGATGACGTCCGAGCCGGTGGTGCTGGCCCCCGACACCACCGTCGCCGAGGCGCTGGCCCGCGTCCGCGACCCCGACCTGACCCCCGCGCTGGCCTCGCTGGTGTTCGTGTCGCGCCCGCCGACGGCCACGCCGACCGGCCACTATCTCGGTTGCGTGCACCTGCAGCGGCTGCTGCGTGAGCCGCCCGCCGATCTGGTCAGCGGGATCATCGACACCGATCTGCCGAATCTCGGCCCGGAGGACTCCCTGGCGGCGGTGACCCGCTACTTCGCCGCCTACAACCTGGTTTGCGGGGCGGTCGTCGATGAGCAGAACCATCTGTTGGGCGCCGTGTCGGTCGACGACGTGCTCGACCACCTGCTGCCCCATGACTGGCGCGACACCGAAGAGCCGGAGCTCACGGGCGCCGAGGGGGGCACATGA
- a CDS encoding general stress protein gives MTSPFQPGQTPGATPGAASAGRGPASLPTPPKGWPIGSYPTYAEAQRAVDYLSDQEFPVQQVTIVGVDLMQVERVTGRLSWPKVLGGGVLTGAWLGLFIGLVLGFFSPSPWGALATGLIAGVFFGLITSAIPYAMARGTRDFSSTLQLVAGRYDVLCDPQNAERGRDLLARLTI, from the coding sequence ATGACCAGTCCGTTTCAGCCTGGACAGACCCCCGGCGCCACGCCGGGCGCGGCGAGCGCCGGGCGTGGCCCCGCCAGCCTGCCGACCCCGCCGAAGGGCTGGCCGATCGGCTCATACCCGACCTACGCCGAGGCCCAGCGCGCCGTGGACTACCTGTCCGACCAGGAGTTCCCGGTGCAGCAGGTGACGATCGTCGGCGTGGACCTCATGCAGGTCGAGCGGGTCACCGGCAGGCTGTCGTGGCCGAAGGTGCTCGGCGGTGGTGTGCTGACCGGCGCCTGGCTGGGCCTGTTCATCGGCCTGGTCCTCGGATTCTTCAGCCCCAGCCCGTGGGGTGCGTTGGCCACCGGGCTGATCGCCGGTGTGTTCTTCGGCCTCATCACATCGGCCATCCCGTACGCGATGGCACGCGGCACAAGAGATTTCAGCTCGACTCTGCAACTGGTCGCCGGACGCTACGACGTACTCTGTGATCCGCAGAACGCCGAGCGTGGCCGGGATCTGCTGGCGCGCTTGACCATCTGA
- a CDS encoding HpcH/HpaI aldolase/citrate lyase family protein, translated as MENRYRPRRTVLSVPGSSAKMVEKAKSLAADEVFLDLEDAVAPDAKAEARTRVATALAEPGWAGQLRGVRVNDWTTPWTYADIIEVVSTVASSRDAALDIVVLPKVTDASHIHALHLLLSQLETTHRLPVGGIGIEAQIENAQGLTNIDAIAAAPRVQALVLGPADMAASLNMRTLEVGEQPEGYDVGDAHHHVLMRILIAARTHGVLAIDGPYLKIRDVDGFRRVAGRSAALGYDGKWVLHPDQIAAGNEIFSPRQEDFDHAELILEAYEWHTSRAGGARGAVMLGDEMIDEASRKMALVIAGKGRAAGMQRQGEPFRPPQ; from the coding sequence GTGGAAAACCGGTATCGACCCCGCCGAACGGTGCTTTCCGTTCCCGGGAGCAGCGCGAAAATGGTCGAGAAGGCGAAATCCCTGGCCGCCGACGAGGTGTTTCTGGACCTCGAGGATGCCGTCGCGCCGGACGCCAAGGCCGAGGCCCGCACCCGGGTGGCGACCGCGCTGGCCGAGCCGGGCTGGGCCGGTCAACTGCGCGGTGTGCGGGTCAACGACTGGACAACGCCGTGGACGTACGCCGACATCATCGAGGTGGTGTCGACGGTTGCCTCGTCCCGGGACGCGGCGCTGGACATCGTGGTCCTGCCCAAAGTCACCGACGCCTCGCATATCCACGCACTGCACCTGTTGCTGAGCCAACTCGAGACCACCCATCGGCTGCCGGTCGGCGGCATCGGGATCGAGGCGCAGATCGAGAATGCGCAGGGGCTCACCAACATTGACGCGATTGCTGCCGCACCGCGGGTGCAGGCGCTGGTGCTAGGACCCGCCGACATGGCCGCCAGCCTGAACATGCGCACGCTGGAGGTCGGTGAGCAACCGGAGGGCTACGACGTCGGCGATGCGCACCACCACGTGCTGATGCGAATCCTGATCGCCGCTCGGACCCACGGTGTGCTCGCCATCGACGGCCCGTATCTGAAGATCCGCGACGTCGATGGCTTCCGCCGGGTTGCCGGTCGCTCCGCGGCGCTGGGCTACGACGGCAAATGGGTGCTGCACCCCGACCAGATCGCCGCGGGCAACGAGATTTTCAGCCCGCGGCAGGAGGACTTCGACCACGCCGAGCTGATCCTCGAGGCCTACGAGTGGCACACCTCGCGCGCGGGCGGGGCGAGGGGAGCCGTCATGTTGGGCGACGAGATGATCGACGAGGCGAGCCGGAAAATGGCGTTGGTCATCGCCGGAAAGGGCCGCGCTGCAGGCATGCAACGCCAGGGCGAGCCGTTTCGCCCACCGCAGTGA
- a CDS encoding DUF4190 domain-containing protein — protein MTNPGDDAGKTASSGASSGASEPTSSGSEAPPIEQSTDQSAAQDQGGQTEGGQSSAPFEPPGQPGYSPPAYGAPYEAPSGYDPSAGYPPSYPPPSGYPPPPQGGYPPPPGAYPPPSGGYPSYSDPSNFGQSYPPPPYGASPYGGSPYGAPAGYGATGYTGGYGQLPQDKTNGMAIGSLVASLVGILCGIGAIIGIVLGIVALNQIKETGEGGRGLAIAGIAVGAATFLFNVVLAIAMLGT, from the coding sequence ATGACAAATCCCGGCGACGACGCAGGAAAAACGGCATCATCCGGCGCCAGCAGCGGTGCGTCCGAACCGACTTCCAGCGGCTCCGAAGCGCCACCTATCGAGCAGTCCACGGACCAGTCGGCGGCGCAGGACCAGGGCGGGCAGACTGAGGGCGGGCAGTCCTCGGCACCTTTCGAGCCGCCGGGGCAGCCCGGCTACAGCCCACCGGCTTACGGCGCACCGTACGAGGCTCCGTCCGGTTACGATCCCTCGGCCGGCTACCCGCCGAGCTATCCCCCGCCGTCCGGTTACCCGCCACCACCCCAAGGTGGCTACCCGCCCCCGCCGGGGGCCTATCCCCCGCCGTCAGGCGGCTATCCGTCGTACTCCGACCCGTCGAACTTCGGGCAGTCTTATCCGCCGCCGCCCTACGGCGCATCGCCGTACGGCGGATCGCCCTACGGCGCACCCGCCGGGTATGGCGCGACCGGCTATACCGGCGGCTACGGCCAGCTGCCGCAGGACAAGACGAACGGGATGGCCATCGGCTCGCTGGTGGCCTCACTGGTCGGCATCCTGTGCGGCATCGGCGCCATCATCGGCATCGTGCTGGGCATCGTCGCGCTGAACCAGATCAAGGAAACCGGCGAAGGCGGCCGCGGGTTGGCCATCGCGGGCATCGCCGTCGGCGCAGCGACGTTTCTCTTCAACGTCGTGCTGGCCATCGCCATGCTGGGCACTTGA